A region from the Cannabis sativa cultivar Pink pepper isolate KNU-18-1 chromosome 9, ASM2916894v1, whole genome shotgun sequence genome encodes:
- the LOC115723893 gene encoding pentatricopeptide repeat-containing protein At5g56310, which translates to MNLHLVSFLSHCSSLKHIRQAHAFMVLTALQNDNVIFAHFIQACSSLGHSTYAYMVFNHKKPKPNIYLYNTMINVLSPSLAISLYNNIFATGLRPDTYSVPCVLKAVIRLSAVDVGRQIHCQVIGTGLDSDVCVGTSLVRMYSFCECVLDARKVFDGMSMRDVALWNAMVTGYVKVADVDNAWKVFKRMPERDLISWTSVIAGFAKMKRPKEAVMVFRRMQLENMEPDEVTILAVISACAHLGSVVLGERIHNYMQKRGFSGKLHLNNALIDMYAKSGNIRKALDVFQSMKQRSVVTWTTMMSGLALHGLGREAIEMFSQMESALVKPNEITFIAILSACSHAGLVEMGRWFFSNMASRYGIQLKVEHYGCMTDLLGRAGYLQEACELVKGMPFQTNAAIWGSLLAASNIHGDAELGEHALQQLMMLEPQNSGNYTLLSNIYAASGSWDESGMIRKVMRDTGVKKMPGGSSIEINNRVHEFIAGDTSHSEMYKIYEVLYDIFNQLKVAGHLQKERDELLTFDE; encoded by the coding sequence ATGAACCTTCACTTGGTCTCCTTTCTCAGCCACTGCTCTTCCCTGAAGCACATTCGTCAAGCTCACGCCTTTATGGTTCTCACTGCTCTTCAGAACGACAATGTAATCTTTGCCCACTTCATCCAAGCTTGCTCTTCTCTCGGCCATTCCACCTACGCCTACATGGTTTTCAATCACAAGAAACCGAAGCCCAACATTTATCTTTACAACACCATGATCAACGTTCTCTCTCCTTCACTCGCCATATCCCTCTACAACAACATTTTTGCCACCGGTTTGCGACCAGACACTTATTCTGTTCCCTGCGTTTTGAAGGCTGTGATTCGGCTCTCTGCAGTTGACGTCGGTCGTCAGATTCATTGTCAAGTTATAGGAACTGGGTTGGACTCGGATGTTTGTGTGGGTACTTCACTCGTTCGGATGTATTCTTTTTGTGAATGTGTTTTGGATGCCCGGAAAGTGTTTGATGGAATGAGCATGAGAGATGTGGCGCTCTGGAATGCCATGGTCACAGGTTATGTTAAGGTGGCTGATGTTGATAATGCATGGAAGGTCTTTAAACGAATGCCTGAGAGAGATTTGATTTCGTGGACTTCGGTGATTGCCGGGTTTGCTAAGATGAAGAGGCCAAAAGAGGCTGTCATGGTGTTTAGACGAATGCAGCTTGAGAATATGGAGCCTGATGAAGTTACAATCTTGGCTGTAATTTCTGCTTGTGCTCATTTGGGTTCAGTAGTGTTGGGGGAGAGGATCCATAACTATATGCAGAAGCGTGGATTTTCTGGAAAGCTTCATCTTAATAATGCACTCATTGACATGTATGCAAAGTCAGGCAACATAAGAAAGGCACTAGATGTTTTTCAAAGTATGAAACAGAGAAGTGTCGTAACTTGGACAACAATGATGTCTGGGCTAGCTCTTCATGGTCTTGGAAGAGAAGCAATTGAAATGTTTTCTCAAATGGAAAGTGCTCTAGTTAAGCCTAATGAAATAACTTTTATTGCCATTCTTTCTGCTTGTAGCCACGCTGGGTTAGTTGAAATGGGGCGCTGGTTCTTCAGCAACATGGCCTCAAGATATGGAATTcaattgaaagttgagcacTATGGGTGCATGACTGATTTACTGGGGCGGGCTGGTTATCTTCAAGAGGCATGTGAACTTGTTAAGGGAATGCCATTTCAAACGAATGCAGCAATATGGGGATCTCTTCTTGCTGCTTCCAATATACATGGTGATGCTGAACTTGGAGAGCATGCATTGCAGCAACTTATGATGTTGGAGCCCCAGAATAGTGGAAATTATACTCTTTTGTCTAATATATATGCTGCTTCTGGTAGCTGGGATGAATCTGGGATGATAAGGAAGGTCATGAGAGATACAGGTGTTAAGAAGATGCCCGGTGGAAGTTCCATTGAAATCAACAACAGAGTTCATGAATTTATTGCAGGAGATACATCACATTCGGAGATGTATAAgatttatgaagttttatatGATATATTCAATCAGTTGAAGGTTGCTGGGCATCTTCAGAAGGAAAGAGATGAGCTTCTTACATTTGATGAGTGA
- the LOC133030736 gene encoding uncharacterized protein LOC133030736, translating to MDAILEQLAGVHTPVAPPAFTSSPPAPSLKVSSSAPPDTIDLVDDEEVLPGEGQGKGWDFSEEAVEGAGEPQALSEVAEEDEEEPEVALIRKRKGKMVAQDEPKRPRRADTPAHGLDGGVSPMEENPAPPHIELTPIPGDEVRQELRIAKHNYAMDEYSRGHAEVEALRRILRAEVEASINHPEYQDPWDLNLDPLSDWFRRFLGPTLAPFAAEMTGEFASQLTRCAPKRFATCASLNSIFQVQDLSHSLTVLAAEAGRLSKNIINHGFTLSDFGDMNDVRKVLQDLTAKRQIYQEAAERQEAAAKAKEEEAKRREAQAEAMIRDEAQRRDRMEAQHQEELRAQTEAAEKARRDLREAREALDEMVAKVRSLEETHQSDIESKAALAGELKELRDFKEQSTRKAKRAELLSPVSCARCPKRFDDGVYMAWATNDQSIKLTFYPKPEEMIARFREKKKKLDAALEARIGPRLPPRAD from the exons atggatgccatcctggaacagcttgccggggttcatactcccgtggctcctccggccttcacctcttctcccccagccccttccttgaaggtttcttccagcgctccccccgacactattgacttagtggatgacgaggaggtgcttccgggagaaggccaagggaaagggtgggacttctcggaggaagccgttgagggtgcaggagagcctcaagccctttcggaggtagcagaggaggacgaggaggagcctgaagtggctctgattcgcaagcgtaagggcaagatggttgcccaggatgagccgaagaggcctcggagagccgacactcctgcccatggcctagacggcggggtctccccgatggaggaaaatcctgctcccccccacatcgagcttaccccgattccgggggacgaggtgaggcaggagcttcgcatagccaaacacaactatgctatggatgagtactcccgggggcatgccgaagtggaggcccttaggaggattctgcgagctgaggttgaggcgagcatcaaccacccggaataccaggatccgtgggaccttaatctggaccccttatcggactggttccgtcgcttcctagggcctaccttggctccctttgccgcggagatgaccggcgagttcgcttctcagctcacacgttgcgcgcccaagcggtttgccacttgcgcttccctgaactccatcttccaggtccaggacctcagccattctctcacggtg cttgctgctgaggctggccgcctctccaagaacatcataaaccatggcttcactctgtccgactttggagacatgaatgacgtcaggaaggtcctccaagacctcacagcgaagaggcagatctaccaggaggctgctgagcgccaggaggcagcggccaaggccaaggaagaggaggccaaacggagggaggctcaggcggaggccatgatccgggacgaggctcagcggagagacaggatggaggcccagcaccaggaggaactaagggctcaaaccgaggctgctgagaaggccaggcgagatctccgggaggccagggaggctttggatgaaatggtcgccaaggtgagatctctagaggagactcaccagtcggacattgaatccaaggccgctctagctggggagttgaaggagcttagggatttcaaagaacagtccaccaggaaggccaagagagccgagctcctttctcctgtttcctgcgcccggtgcccgaagcgctttgatgatggtgtctatatggcttgggccaccaatgatcagagtatcaagcttactttttatcccaaacccgaggagatgattgccagatttcgggaaaagaagaagaaacttgatgctgcgcttgaggcacggattggacctcgtcttcctccgcgggctgactga